From Nilaparvata lugens isolate BPH chromosome 7, ASM1435652v1, whole genome shotgun sequence, one genomic window encodes:
- the LOC111049387 gene encoding uncharacterized protein LOC111049387, translating to MAITPGDEDSSSGVGVAVPGLFRSRSLPHLYTTDSGVGGSFSDAPGAVNGSGSNHHHHHRDPPGTTELRQLLTLKQHYYPEGGWGWVVLLTAFLVQLLTHGLHTASGVLLSETVNRFGREVAMPAVSKQISKYENIQQQQT from the exons CGGCGTTGGCGTGGCGGTACCGGGCCTGTTTCGCAGCCGGTCGCTGCCGCACCTCTACACGACCGACTCTGGCGTCGGCGGCAGTTTCAGCGACGCTCCCGGCGCTGTCAACGGGAGCGGAAGCAACCACCATCACCATCACCGGGACCCACCCGGGACCACTGAGCTCCGTCAGCTATTGACCCTCAAGCAGCACTATTACCCTGAAGGTGGCTGGGGGTGGGTGGTGTTGTTGACTGCCTTTCTGGTGCAGCTGCTCACTCATGGACTCCACACTGCTTCTGGTGTCCTGTTGTCGGAGACTGTTAACCGGTTCGGACGGGAGGTCGCTATGCCTGCAG TTTCTAAACAAATATCCAAGTACGAGAACATCCAACAGCAACAAACTTAG